From the Cyclopterus lumpus isolate fCycLum1 chromosome 25, fCycLum1.pri, whole genome shotgun sequence genome, one window contains:
- the LOC117728071 gene encoding vascular endothelial zinc finger 1-like isoform X2, translated as MEPSWSTFLFQQANEALHHQHQIAGNSLLPLLSSGTEPPDQKPVLPIPLDQKPPVSAAELLKDNVASGTGGLGGGGPLVAVVKKEPKSKTPFICGYCNKAFRDSYHLRRHESCHTGIKMVSRPKKTQTAPTMVPLISTVPRENSGNPSYITTVAGILTTATTSTSTGTSIMTPMQHQQQQSIPKKPPKPVKKNHGCDMCGKAFRDVYHLNRHKLSHSDEKPFECPICQQRFKRKDRMTYHVRSHDGGVHKPYICSVCGKGFSRPDHLSCHVKHVHSSERPFKCQVTACTSAFATKDRLRSHMIRHEGKVTCNICGKMLSAAYITSHLKTHGQASFSNPCNNKGISDWQWNHSGPRKDANSVHNNSATTAAVANAAAITSAMNRGGIASNPVTIAAQMNIGTSTVNITSQVNLQHPVTITGPVNLASINIPTTAHMNIGHPVAITTPMSMNITGPLNIAMRSMESMPFLSQVLPSSPPW; from the exons CAGGCCAATGAGGCTCTGCATCACCAGCACCAAATAGCCGGGAACAGCCTCTTGCCTTTGCTCAGTTCTGGAACTGAACCACCTGATCAGAAACCGGTGCTGCCCATTCCCTTGGACCAGAAACCCCCTGTAAGTGCTGCAGAACTTCTTAAAGACAATGTGGCAAGTGGCACTGGGGGGTTAGGTGGTGGGGGTCCGCTAGTTGCTGTGGTAAAAAAGGAGCCTAAATCAAAGACGCCCTTCATCTGTGGCTACTGCAACAAGGCTTTCCGGGACAGCTACCACCTCCGACGGCACGAGTCTTGCCACACTGGCATTAAGATGGTTTCGCGGCCTAAGAAGACACAAACGGCCCCCACCATGGTGCCGCTCATATCCACTGTACCACGAGAGAACAGTGGAAACCCTTCATACATTACTACTGTAGCTGGTATCCTGACTACAGCCACCACGTCCACGTCCACAGGCACCAGCATCATGACCCCAATgcaacaccaacagcagcagagcaTTCCTAAGAAACCCCCCAAACCAGTGAAAAAGAATCACGGTTGCGATATGTGTGGTAAGGCCTTCAGAGATGTGTACCACCTCAACCGCCACAAGCTGTCGCACTCTGATGAGAAGCCGTTTGAGTGTCCCATCTGCCAGCAGAGGTTTAAGAGGAAGGATCGCATGACATACCATGTCCGCTCCCATGATGGTGGAGTTCACAAGCCTTACATCTGTTCTGTCTGTGGGAAGGGCTTTTCCAG ACCTGATCACCTAAGCTGTCATGTCAAGCATGTCCATTCCTCAGAGAGGCCATTTAAGTGCCAAGTAACG GCCTGTACCTCCGCCTTCGCTACCAAAGACCGTCTGCGCTCCCACATGATCAGGCATGAAGGCAAAGTGACCTGCAACATCTGTGGCAAAATGCTAAGCGCCGCCTACATCACAAGTCACCTCAAGACGCATGGCCAGGCCAGCTTCAGCAACCCATGTAACAACAAAG GCATAAGTGACTGGCAGTGGAACCACTCGGGGCCACGAAAAG atgcCAACTCTGTGCACAACAACTCGGCCACTACGGCGGCGGTCGCCAACGCGGCAGCAATAACCTCGGCCATGAACCGCGGTGGCATTGCCAGCAATCCCGTCACCATCGCTGCTCAGATGAACATCGGCACCAGTACGGTCAACATCACGTCACAGGTCAACCTGCAGCACCCTGTCACCATCACTGGGCCTGTGAACCTGGCCTCCATCAACATCCCTACAACGGCACACATGAATATCGGCCACCCGGTGGCCATCACCACTCCCATGTCCATGAATATCACCGGGCCACTCAACATTGCCATGAGGTCCATGGAGAGCATGCCTTTTCTATCCCAAGTTCtgccttcctcccctccttggTAG
- the LOC117728071 gene encoding vascular endothelial zinc finger 1-like isoform X1, with translation MEPSWSTFLFQQANEALHHQHQIAGNSLLPLLSSGTEPPDQKPVLPIPLDQKPPVSAAELLKDNVASGTGGLGGGGPLVAVVKKEPKSKTPFICGYCNKAFRDSYHLRRHESCHTGIKMVSRPKKTQTAPTMVPLISTVPRENSGNPSYITTVAGILTTATTSTSTGTSIMTPMQHQQQQSIPKKPPKPVKKNHGCDMCGKAFRDVYHLNRHKLSHSDEKPFECPICQQRFKRKDRMTYHVRSHDGGVHKPYICSVCGKGFSRPDHLSCHVKHVHSSERPFKCQVTACTSAFATKDRLRSHMIRHEGKVTCNICGKMLSAAYITSHLKTHGQASFSNPCNNKGISDWQWNHSGPRKGELTVGEILNNSFQVLIDNSHKDANSVHNNSATTAAVANAAAITSAMNRGGIASNPVTIAAQMNIGTSTVNITSQVNLQHPVTITGPVNLASINIPTTAHMNIGHPVAITTPMSMNITGPLNIAMRSMESMPFLSQVLPSSPPW, from the exons CAGGCCAATGAGGCTCTGCATCACCAGCACCAAATAGCCGGGAACAGCCTCTTGCCTTTGCTCAGTTCTGGAACTGAACCACCTGATCAGAAACCGGTGCTGCCCATTCCCTTGGACCAGAAACCCCCTGTAAGTGCTGCAGAACTTCTTAAAGACAATGTGGCAAGTGGCACTGGGGGGTTAGGTGGTGGGGGTCCGCTAGTTGCTGTGGTAAAAAAGGAGCCTAAATCAAAGACGCCCTTCATCTGTGGCTACTGCAACAAGGCTTTCCGGGACAGCTACCACCTCCGACGGCACGAGTCTTGCCACACTGGCATTAAGATGGTTTCGCGGCCTAAGAAGACACAAACGGCCCCCACCATGGTGCCGCTCATATCCACTGTACCACGAGAGAACAGTGGAAACCCTTCATACATTACTACTGTAGCTGGTATCCTGACTACAGCCACCACGTCCACGTCCACAGGCACCAGCATCATGACCCCAATgcaacaccaacagcagcagagcaTTCCTAAGAAACCCCCCAAACCAGTGAAAAAGAATCACGGTTGCGATATGTGTGGTAAGGCCTTCAGAGATGTGTACCACCTCAACCGCCACAAGCTGTCGCACTCTGATGAGAAGCCGTTTGAGTGTCCCATCTGCCAGCAGAGGTTTAAGAGGAAGGATCGCATGACATACCATGTCCGCTCCCATGATGGTGGAGTTCACAAGCCTTACATCTGTTCTGTCTGTGGGAAGGGCTTTTCCAG ACCTGATCACCTAAGCTGTCATGTCAAGCATGTCCATTCCTCAGAGAGGCCATTTAAGTGCCAAGTAACG GCCTGTACCTCCGCCTTCGCTACCAAAGACCGTCTGCGCTCCCACATGATCAGGCATGAAGGCAAAGTGACCTGCAACATCTGTGGCAAAATGCTAAGCGCCGCCTACATCACAAGTCACCTCAAGACGCATGGCCAGGCCAGCTTCAGCAACCCATGTAACAACAAAG GCATAAGTGACTGGCAGTGGAACCACTCGGGGCCACGAAAAG GTGAGTTGACGGTAGGAGAGATTTTAAATAACTCCTTTCAAGTCCTAATTGACAACTCTCACAAAG atgcCAACTCTGTGCACAACAACTCGGCCACTACGGCGGCGGTCGCCAACGCGGCAGCAATAACCTCGGCCATGAACCGCGGTGGCATTGCCAGCAATCCCGTCACCATCGCTGCTCAGATGAACATCGGCACCAGTACGGTCAACATCACGTCACAGGTCAACCTGCAGCACCCTGTCACCATCACTGGGCCTGTGAACCTGGCCTCCATCAACATCCCTACAACGGCACACATGAATATCGGCCACCCGGTGGCCATCACCACTCCCATGTCCATGAATATCACCGGGCCACTCAACATTGCCATGAGGTCCATGGAGAGCATGCCTTTTCTATCCCAAGTTCtgccttcctcccctccttggTAG